The Lolium rigidum isolate FL_2022 chromosome 1, APGP_CSIRO_Lrig_0.1, whole genome shotgun sequence region AGCAGCAAATCATCCCAGGACATTACAAACTGGTACCTTGGCATATGGTTCAATACAGTTCCCAAATTTACTTCTGCATGGGTCGCAAATAGAGATAAGCCAATCCAGAACACCACCTCACTGGAGCTCACAATCTCCCAAGATGGCAACCTCGTAATGTTGAATCAGTCCACTCAATCAATTATCTGGTCAACAGAAGCAAATATCACAAGAAATAGCACAACTGTCATGCTGTTGAGTAGTGGCAATCTCATATTAGTAAACTCTTCAAACTTATCTGAAGTTCTGTGGCAGAGCTTTGATCACCCCACAGATACACTTTTCCCTGGGGCGAAACTAGGATGGGACAAGGTCACCGGCCTGAACCGCCGTATTGTTTCTTGGAAGAACTTGATTGACCCAGCTACCGGTGTGTACTGTGATACGTCAGACCCCAGTGGTGCCGACCAGTTCTTGCTTACACCATTGAACTCCTTCATACCATACTGGTCGACTGGTCTATGGAACGGCAAATCCTTTGCCTCAGTTCCAGAGATGGCAGGCAACAACAATCTTTTCTGTTCGACATTTGTCCACAATGACCAAGAGATGTACATGAAAATTAGTTTAGTCGATGAAACTATGGTTACTCGTAATGTACTAGACATCTCGGGTCAATCAAAACTGTTCATCTGGTCAGAGAGTTCACAGGATTGGACAGTGATCTATTCCCAACCGAAAGATCAATGTGATGTCTATGCAATATGTGGACCTTTCACAATCTGCAATGTTAATGTGTTTCCACATTGCACTTGCATGGAGGGCTTCATCATAGCATCCCCTGAGGATTGGGATCTAGAAGATCGAACCTCTGGGTGCTCAAGAAATACTCCTTTGGACTGCATTAGCAACAAAAGCACAACACAAACCACAGACAAGTTCTACCCTGTACCATGTGTTAAGTTGCCCCAGAATGCCCAAGAAGTAGAAGTTGCTGCAAGCGCGAGCGAGTGTGAACAAGTTTGCCTGAGTAATTGCTCCTGCACAGCATATTCCTTCAACAATGGCAGATGTTACACCTGGCATAATGAACTGCTCAACATAAAAGCCCTACAGTGTAGTGGCACTACCAATTCAACTGGGGAAACTCTTTACCTTCGTGTTTCCGCTAAAGATCTCAACAGATTAAAAAACAATAGAAAGGAGATTGTTATTGGAGTTGCAGTTGGTACAGCTGTTTCTGTTCTAGGCTTATTTGCCCTCATTCCCCTAATAATTATTTGGAGAAATAAAAGGAAGGGTTCTGGACATATACCGGATGGTGTTCAAGGTTGTAATGGAATTATTGCATTTGGATATAGTGATTTACAGCGTGCAACAAATAAATTCACAGGAAAGTTGGGGGAAGGCAGTTTTGGTGCTGTATTCAAAGGGTTTATAGATGACTCAATTGCTGTAGCAGTGAAGAGGCTTGACGGTGCTTATCAAGGAGAGAAGCAATTCAGAGCAGAAGTGAGCTCGAttggaactatccaacacatcaaTTTAGTTAAGCTTGTTGGTTTCTGTTGTGAGGGTTCTAAGAGGTTGCTTGTTTATGAATACATGTCAAATAGCTCTCTTGATGTCCATCTATTTCGAATCAATCATACACCGTTGAATTGAACTGCAAGGTATCAGATAGCACAAGGAGTTGCCAGAGGGCTAGCCTACTTGCATGAGAGTTGTAGAGACTGCATAATACACTGTGATATTAAGCCAGAAAACATACTTCTTGATGATTCATTTATTCCAAAAATTGCAGACTTCGGCATGGCAAAGCTTTTGGGAAGGGGGTTTAGCCGAGTACTAACTACAGTGAGGGGAACTGTAGGGTACCTTGCACCTGAATGGATTGCCGGTGTTGCTATTACACCAAAAGTAGATGTTTATAGCTACGGGATGGTGTTGCTGGAAATAATATCTGGAAAGAGGAACTCGTGCACTTCCAGTTCTAGTGGTGGCAACCTTGATGTTTTTTTCCCCGTGCATGCCGCACGCAAGCTTCTTGAGGGAGATGCTGGAAGTTTGGTAGATCATATGCTACATGGTAATGTCAATCTGGATGAGGCTGAACTGGCTTGCAAGGTTGCATGTTGGTGCATCCA contains the following coding sequences:
- the LOC124665931 gene encoding G-type lectin S-receptor-like serine/threonine-protein kinase At2g19130, giving the protein MTDTILSGQSLAVNDKLVSKNGRYALGFFKTNSSKSSQDITNWYLGIWFNTVPKFTSAWVANRDKPIQNTTSLELTISQDGNLVMLNQSTQSIIWSTEANITRNSTTVMLLSSGNLILVNSSNLSEVLWQSFDHPTDTLFPGAKLGWDKVTGLNRRIVSWKNLIDPATGVYCDTSDPSGADQFLLTPLNSFIPYWSTGLWNGKSFASVPEMAGNNNLFCSTFVHNDQEMYMKISLVDETMVTRNVLDISGQSKLFIWSESSQDWTVIYSQPKDQCDVYAICGPFTICNVNVFPHCTCMEGFIIASPEDWDLEDRTSGCSRNTPLDCISNKSTTQTTDKFYPVPCVKLPQNAQEVEVAASASECEQVCLSNCSCTAYSFNNGRCYTWHNELLNIKALQCSGTTNSTGETLYLRVSAKDLNRLKNNRKEIVIGVAVGTAVSVLGLFALIPLIIIWRNKRKGSGHIPDGVQGCNGIIAFGYSDLQRATNKFTGKLGEGSFGAVFKGFIDDSIAVAVKRLDGAYQGEKQFRAEVTRYQIAQGVARGLAYLHESCRDCIIHCDIKPENILLDDSFIPKIADFGMAKLLGRGFSRVLTTVRGTVGYLAPEWIAGVAITPKVDVYSYGMVLLEIISGKRNSCTSSSSGGNLDVFFPVHAARKLLEGDAGSLVDHMLHGNVNLDEAELACKVACWCIQDDELDRPTMGQVVQILEGRVEIGMPTIPRLLEAMAGSTHSP